The Stieleria maiorica genome includes the window GCATCAGCGCCGCTTTCTGATTGCGTTCGGCTAACTGGCGGGAATGTTTCGGTGTCTCGGAAACCTTCTCATCAAAAGGAGTTTAGACTCCATGAAACAGATAGCCCTTGTCGCCCTCCTCGTGCTCGGCGTTGCCGGTGCCGCGGCGGCTGCACCATGGAACTTCGGACATTCGACCCTTGTCGGCAACTCCGTCCCGGCACCTGTCTTGGATGCCAGCCAGCCACCGGTCGCGATTGTCCCACCGATCCGCCGAGCGATTTATCACGACGCGGTGGAACCATCGGAGACGGAGCCGATCAAGAAGCCACCTCGGAGTGTTGACGTCCAGGAGGACGCGAACCCCAGTGTGATCGACAAATTGAAAGCATTTGACCGAAAAAAGAATGCTTGGTTCAAACGCACCTTTTTAGGGAGGTAAAGAAAGGAGTCGTCTTTGAGTAGCACGGCGGCGAAACCGAATTGTCTTGCCAGCGATACACCTGTCCGGAACCACCTCCGGGCAGGTGTTTTTTTGTTAACCGGTGTTCTCACCGACCTGCAACCCGTCGGGTGAGTAGATCGATCGGCCGCCATCGACCGGCAAACAGACGCCGTTGACAAAGGTGTTTTCGCACAAAAAGCGGACGGCATGGGCCACATGCTCGGCGGTCCCGATGCCGCCGGTCAAGGTGCTGGTACAAAGTTTCAATCGTTGTCGGTCGGGGACTTCATCGGCCAACAGCACTGGGCCGGGTTTGACACAATTGACGCGAATCGCGGCGTTGCGTGTGGCGAACTCGACGGCCAGCGAACGGGTCATCACGTCGATCGCACCTTTGCTGGGGAAGTAAGCGGCGTGATCCAGGTAGGGACGCGCGGTCGCCCAATCGCCCAGGTTGACGATCGATCCGCCGGTGGCTTGGTCGGCCATTACCGCCGCGGCGGCGCGGGCGCCCAGAAACACGGCGACGGTGTTGATGTCAAAGTATCGACGCATCTCCGCGGCGGTGACTTGCTCGATCGGTGTCGGCGACCAGATTGCGGCGCTATTGACCAGGATGTCCAAGCGGCCGAACGCGGCGACGGTTTCGTCGACCAGACGCTGCGGCACGTCATCCTTTTCCAGCGAACCTTGCGTGACGATCGATTCGCACCGGTACCGTTGCGATAACAGTTTCGCCGCCTGTTCCGCTTCGGCCACACTGGTGTTGGCATGCAAGGCGATGCGACATCCGCTGCGGGCCAGTTCCATTGCGATTTCGCGGCCGACGCGTGGGGCACCGCTGCCGGTCACCAGCGCGACCGGGGCGTCACAATCGTAGACGGTTTTCAATCGACTCATCGGCACAATCCGTGGGACCTACAGGTACTTTGCCAAGGGGCCGCCGCGGGCGGCACGGGCGTCGACT containing:
- a CDS encoding SDR family oxidoreductase, with the translated sequence MSRLKTVYDCDAPVALVTGSGAPRVGREIAMELARSGCRIALHANTSVAEAEQAAKLLSQRYRCESIVTQGSLEKDDVPQRLVDETVAAFGRLDILVNSAAIWSPTPIEQVTAAEMRRYFDINTVAVFLGARAAAAVMADQATGGSIVNLGDWATARPYLDHAAYFPSKGAIDVMTRSLAVEFATRNAAIRVNCVKPGPVLLADEVPDRQRLKLCTSTLTGGIGTAEHVAHAVRFLCENTFVNGVCLPVDGGRSIYSPDGLQVGENTG